The genome window CAGATGCGGCCGACTACGGGCGCGCGGCGGCCGCCGATGAGCACGGAGGCGCGGTTCGAAAGCAGGCGGTTGTAGCCGTCCGCGTAGCCGATCGGCAGGATCGCCACCCGCGAGGGCCGCTGTGCGATGAAGGTCCGGTTGTAGCTGACGCTGCCTCCCTTGGGAATCGATCGGATCTGGGCGATGGTCGTGGTCAGCGAGAGGACGGGTTTGAGATCGGGGGCCGGATCGCCAGCCGGCAGCGTGTGGTACCCATAGAGCATGATGCCGGGTCGGATCGCCGTGAAGTGTGAGGACGGGTAACGAAGAATCGCCGCGCTGTTGGCCGTGTGGATCAACGGAACAGCCAGGCCGCTCTGTTTGATGTGATCGAGGAGCAGGCGGAATCGCGCGAGTTGCCCTTCCGTATAGTCCCGCTCCTCGCTGTCCGCGTCCGCCAGATGGGTCATCAAGCCTTCGGCGCGCAGAGGACCCTTGAACGCCGGCCTCTGCAACAACGGCAGCACTTCCTCCGGCGCGAATCCCAACCGGCCCATGCCGGTGTCGACCTTGAGATGCACCGGATAGGGCTCGCGGCGGGACCCGAGTTGCTTGGCGAATGCATCGGTCAGACGGGCGTCGTAAAGCACGGGCGTCAGCCTATGGGCGATCAGGTCTGACAGTTGATGCGGAAACACGGCGCCCATGACCAGAATCGCGGCCTCGATGCCGGCTTGACGAAGTGCCAGCCCCTCGTCCAGAGAGGCGACGCCCAATCTGGCGACGCCCAGGCGCAGCAGCGCGCGGGCCACTTCGACCAGTCCGTGTCCATAGGCGTTGGCCTTGACGACGGCGATGATCTCGCACGATTTCTGGATGCGTGAACGGACTACGGCTAGGTTATGGGCCAGCGCGTGCAGATCGATGGCGGCGAACGTCGGGTGGAGATGGGGTACAAGCGACACGCGGCGCGTCAGACTTCCAAAATCTCTTCTTCTTTTTTCTTCAGGACCTGATCGACCTTCTGAATGTACTGGTCGGTGAGCTTCTGGATCTCTTGCTCGGCCCTGCGCCATTCGTCCTCGGTCAGCTTGGACTCTTTCTGCAACTGCTTCAATTCATGGTTGCCGTCATGACGGGCGTTCCGGATATGGATCTTGGTCTCCTCCCCGTGCTTCTTGCACACCTTGATCAGTTCCCTGCGGCGTTCTTCGCTGAGCGGGGGAAGCGGGATGCGGATGATCTTGCCGTCGTTCGAGGGTGTGAGCCCGAGGTCGGACGCGAGCAGGGCCTTCTCGATCTCCTTGATGAGTTGGGGCTCCCAGGGTTGGACGGTAATCAGCCGCGCTTCGGGCGTGGCTAGGTTCGCCACCTGCCTGAGCGGAGTCGGCGTCCCGTAATAGTTCACCTTGATGCCGTCCAGCAACGAGACGGAGGCGCGGCCGCTTCGTATGCCGGCCAGTTCCCGTTTCAAATGCTCGAGCGCCGCTTCCATGCGTTCTCCCGTTTTCTTGCGGACCGGATCAGCGAGTGCCATCGTCATGGGAGCACCTGCGGTTGTCAACGGCCGCCGGCGGTGACCAGCGTGCCGATCTTCTCGCCCTGCACCACTCGTCTGAAATTTCCCTTTTCCTTCAGGTTGAAGACGATCAGCGGCAGGTTGTTGTCCATGCAAAGGCTGATCGCCGTCGAATCCATCACCTTGAGATTTTTATTGAGCACGGAGAGGAAAGGCAATTCGGTGAACTTCTTGGCGGAAGGATTGGTGACGGGGTCGGCTTCGTAAATCCCGTCGACCTTGGTTCCCTTCATGATCACCTGCGCGCCGATCTCCATCGCCCGGAGGGCCGCGGCCGTATCCGTGGAGAAGTAGGGGTTGCCGGTTCCGGCGGCGAAGATCACGACCCGCTTCTTTTCCAGATGGCGGATCGCCCTTCGGCGGATGTAGCCCTCCGCGAGTTGACGCATTTCGATGGCGGATTGGACGCGCGTCATGACGCCTTTGCGTTCCAGGGCGTTCTGCAACGCCAGTGCGTTGAGCACCGTGGCCAGCATGCCCATATAATCTGCGGAGGCGCGCTCCATGCCGGTGGCGCTGGCAGCAATGCCTCGGAAAATGTTACCGCCGCCGATCACGATGGCGACTTCAACGTC of Nitrospirota bacterium contains these proteins:
- the frr gene encoding ribosome recycling factor → MTMALADPVRKKTGERMEAALEHLKRELAGIRSGRASVSLLDGIKVNYYGTPTPLRQVANLATPEARLITVQPWEPQLIKEIEKALLASDLGLTPSNDGKIIRIPLPPLSEERRRELIKVCKKHGEETKIHIRNARHDGNHELKQLQKESKLTEDEWRRAEQEIQKLTDQYIQKVDQVLKKKEEEILEV
- the alr gene encoding alanine racemase translates to MSLVPHLHPTFAAIDLHALAHNLAVVRSRIQKSCEIIAVVKANAYGHGLVEVARALLRLGVARLGVASLDEGLALRQAGIEAAILVMGAVFPHQLSDLIAHRLTPVLYDARLTDAFAKQLGSRREPYPVHLKVDTGMGRLGFAPEEVLPLLQRPAFKGPLRAEGLMTHLADADSEERDYTEGQLARFRLLLDHIKQSGLAVPLIHTANSAAILRYPSSHFTAIRPGIMLYGYHTLPAGDPAPDLKPVLSLTTTIAQIRSIPKGGSVSYNRTFIAQRPSRVAILPIGYADGYNRLLSNRASVLIGGRRAPVVGRICMDMTLVDVTDLADVSPGQQAVLIGRQGAQRITADDIAAWLDTISYEVLCAIGPRVPRTYQSETPHPP
- the pyrH gene encoding UMP kinase; its protein translation is MSSAKYRRILLKVSGEILAGEQGYGIQPSVLEGLADEIADVVSLDVEVAIVIGGGNIFRGIAASATGMERASADYMGMLATVLNALALQNALERKGVMTRVQSAIEMRQLAEGYIRRRAIRHLEKKRVVIFAAGTGNPYFSTDTAAALRAMEIGAQVIMKGTKVDGIYEADPVTNPSAKKFTELPFLSVLNKNLKVMDSTAISLCMDNNLPLIVFNLKEKGNFRRVVQGEKIGTLVTAGGR